The Deltaproteobacteria bacterium RBG_16_64_85 genomic interval ACGCAGCAGTTACCTTTCCCGTCTCTGCCAAAGACCGGGAAAGGGCGAAAGAGATCCTGCGGGAATATTCCGGGAACGGGCGCATCGTACACGTCCACCCCACGTCGCGGTGGATGTTCAAGTGCTGGAAAGACGAGTACGTCGCGGAGGTGATCCGCCGCCTGGTGGACCGGGGTGTCACCGTGCTCCTCACGACCTCGCCCGCCCCCCGGGAAGTGGAACGAGGCGGGAGGATCAAGGTGCTCCTCGGGGATGCTCCCGGCGTCGTGGACCTGCGCGGGAGGGTTACCCTCAGGCAGCTCGGAGCGCTATCGGAGATCTCCGACCTGTTTCTGGGCGTGGATTCGGCTCCCATGCACATCGCCGCCGCGGTGGGGACTCCCGTCGTGGCCCTGTTCGGTCCCTCCGGCGTTCACAATTGGGGTCCCTGGGACAATGAGTCGGCCCGGGAGGCGGGGGAAAGCCTCCGGATGCCGTACGCCCGGAGAAGGGGGAACCAGGTTTTCGGCATCCACACGGCGGTTCAAAGAGACTGGGATTGCGTCCCCTGCGGGGAAAGCGGGTGTGAATCCACGAAGTG includes:
- a CDS encoding putative lipopolysaccharide heptosyltransferase III translates to MIDFHDILRILVIKLRHIGDVLLTAPVFRALRETFPGARICALVHSGTQDVLEGNPDIDEVLVFDRGVKNLPFPRQVVREGKFARGIRERGFDLAIDLTGGDRAAILSYLSGARYRIGWRDRKGFAGKRWMYTNLHSPDQNCHMVAQNLSVVRSVGITTRNAAVTFPVSAKDRERAKEILREYSGNGRIVHVHPTSRWMFKCWKDEYVAEVIRRLVDRGVTVLLTTSPAPREVERGGRIKVLLGDAPGVVDLRGRVTLRQLGALSEISDLFLGVDSAPMHIAAAVGTPVVALFGPSGVHNWGPWDNESAREAGESLRMPYARRRGNQVFGIHTAVQRDWDCVPCGESGCESTKWCRCLDDILPEEIFPLVAGKLGLGEG